One Mesorhizobium sp. J428 DNA segment encodes these proteins:
- a CDS encoding TadE/TadG family type IV pilus assembly protein, producing the protein MIRRFRRNESGQFAMMTAILTVPLLGGLAFAIDFTEMNRQRVDVLNALDAAGIATARQAITGASDADLIAYAGDFFEANLNAVDPADTTLSVVLPQNNTGGGTLKMSATLTYRPYFFSPFTNLVHHVTGASTKINFTERTEIKLKNTLEVALVLDNSGSMDFVGTGSGQKRIDLLKAAAKQLVDTISAQAAQMKQVDKPVQFSLVPFAASVNVGSSHETSTWMDTTGISPIHHENFDWSTMGAADSTKKVELSGGAYYKRGTGWGTEKDKVVTRFTLYKDMKRQVWVKTGTESYCVEYKWDGKTCKTWGTRDVGYTDQVSFASWQGCVEARPYPYNTNDTTPSSSVPATLFVPMFAPDETDQTDSNSRPANNNWWKDGSTNSSAAVRQRYMPKYYTPAATGTAAMGLDQGPNSSCSTTPITPLVDVSSQTGIDKIKAAIDAMAPNGATNVPEGLAWGWRTVSGGEPFTEGRADSEKGNDKVVIVLTDGANTYYTPTSVTAHTYSGTYWNYGGNDLAGSKAIYSAFGYLVPYTNAYTYGRLFLGTSNSITKTDYANATYSKAMDEHLATTCTNAKGKNVIIMTVALDLDATKGTTAEKAATQAQIDGLTNCASFSRIRDEKLFWNTKGGDLAETFRKIADELSNLRIVG; encoded by the coding sequence ATGATCCGGCGTTTCCGCAGGAATGAGAGCGGCCAGTTTGCGATGATGACGGCGATCCTGACCGTCCCGTTGCTGGGCGGTCTCGCTTTCGCCATTGATTTCACCGAGATGAACCGCCAGCGGGTGGACGTTCTCAATGCCCTCGACGCCGCCGGCATCGCGACGGCGCGGCAGGCCATCACCGGGGCGTCCGACGCCGATCTGATCGCCTATGCCGGCGATTTCTTCGAGGCAAACCTGAACGCCGTCGATCCCGCCGACACCACGCTTTCCGTCGTCCTGCCGCAGAACAATACCGGCGGCGGCACGCTCAAAATGTCGGCGACGCTGACGTACAGGCCCTATTTCTTCTCGCCTTTCACAAACCTGGTCCACCACGTCACGGGCGCTTCCACGAAGATCAACTTCACCGAGCGCACAGAGATCAAGCTGAAGAACACGCTCGAGGTCGCGCTCGTCCTCGACAATTCCGGCTCGATGGATTTTGTCGGCACGGGCTCCGGGCAAAAGCGCATCGATCTCCTCAAGGCCGCCGCCAAACAGCTGGTCGACACGATCTCGGCCCAGGCGGCTCAGATGAAGCAGGTCGACAAGCCGGTGCAGTTCTCGCTGGTGCCATTCGCGGCCTCGGTCAATGTCGGGTCGAGCCACGAGACGTCCACCTGGATGGACACCACCGGCATCTCGCCGATCCACCATGAGAATTTCGACTGGTCGACGATGGGCGCGGCCGATTCGACGAAGAAGGTCGAGCTCAGTGGCGGCGCCTACTACAAGCGCGGAACCGGATGGGGGACGGAGAAGGACAAGGTGGTAACCCGGTTCACGCTCTACAAGGATATGAAGCGACAGGTTTGGGTCAAAACCGGAACCGAGTCCTATTGCGTGGAATACAAGTGGGACGGCAAGACGTGCAAGACATGGGGCACGAGAGACGTCGGTTACACCGATCAGGTCAGCTTCGCGTCCTGGCAAGGCTGCGTCGAGGCGCGCCCGTATCCGTACAACACGAACGATACCACTCCGAGCAGCTCGGTTCCCGCGACCCTGTTCGTTCCGATGTTCGCGCCGGACGAGACCGACCAGACCGACAGCAACAGCCGCCCGGCGAACAATAACTGGTGGAAGGACGGATCGACGAATTCCAGCGCCGCCGTGCGCCAGCGCTATATGCCGAAATATTACACGCCGGCCGCCACCGGCACCGCAGCTATGGGACTGGACCAGGGCCCCAACAGCAGTTGCTCGACCACTCCCATCACCCCCCTCGTCGATGTCTCGAGCCAGACCGGCATCGACAAGATCAAGGCGGCCATCGATGCGATGGCCCCCAACGGTGCGACGAATGTGCCGGAAGGGCTGGCCTGGGGCTGGCGCACCGTCTCGGGCGGAGAACCCTTCACCGAGGGCCGCGCCGATTCAGAGAAGGGCAATGACAAGGTCGTCATCGTGCTGACCGACGGCGCCAACACCTATTACACGCCGACTTCCGTCACCGCGCACACCTATTCAGGCACCTACTGGAACTACGGCGGCAACGATCTCGCCGGCTCCAAGGCAATCTATTCGGCCTTCGGCTACCTCGTGCCTTACACCAACGCCTACACCTACGGCCGCCTTTTCCTCGGCACCAGCAATTCGATCACGAAGACGGACTACGCCAACGCCACCTATTCGAAGGCGATGGACGAGCATCTCGCCACGACCTGCACCAACGCGAAGGGCAAGAACGTCATCATCATGACGGTCGCGCTCGATCTGGACGCGACCAAGGGAACCACGGCCGAGAAGGCCGCGACGCAGGCGCAGATCGACGGACTCACCAATTGTGCGTCCTTCTCGCGCATCCGCGACGAGAAGCTGTTCTGGAACACGAAGGGCGGCGATCTGGCCGAGACATTCAGGAAGATCGCCGACGAGCTGTCCAACCTCCGAATCGTCGGCTGA
- a CDS encoding EAL domain-containing protein, whose amino-acid sequence MRYLAITAAALIICAGLALAAAGPSALWPFLTLVTLLLAAVTAALAAYLFLKAERMQGDIDRLAHTLDGALKELAAGNERNSLTLGSLTATIDRQIGGMLDRIDARPGASTEATDAPPANSCGDEAGRGADEVRPAAKPTVGTSLPAGWADRELELSLEPIVSVSQGAAAGFEVLAHLVLEDRSERIVRGLSSAIDQADLAAFELALVKAAMHASRRQLGAEGARLPLHVAVSAALLGNEAALEEVCGLLNLHSGLARGLIFSIPAELFTTKDKPVQHGIVRLAVSGAALAAEGWPAEENGLERLKLQGVRIVKLAADRLLDRERGRRKAVAGADLAELIARSGMTIVATDVATDEDAVALLDLGVDMMRGECFSPPRKLKPTVSGDPATLPAR is encoded by the coding sequence ATGCGATATCTCGCGATCACCGCGGCGGCACTTATCATCTGCGCCGGGCTGGCGCTCGCGGCCGCAGGCCCGTCGGCGCTCTGGCCCTTCCTCACTCTCGTGACGCTGCTACTTGCCGCGGTCACGGCTGCGCTGGCGGCATATTTGTTTCTCAAGGCCGAACGAATGCAGGGCGACATCGACCGCCTCGCCCACACGCTCGACGGCGCGCTCAAAGAGCTCGCGGCTGGCAACGAACGGAATTCGCTCACGCTCGGGTCGCTCACCGCAACGATCGACCGGCAGATCGGCGGGATGCTCGACCGGATCGACGCCCGCCCGGGTGCTTCGACGGAAGCCACGGACGCTCCGCCGGCCAACAGCTGCGGTGACGAGGCCGGAAGGGGAGCGGACGAAGTCAGGCCCGCGGCAAAGCCGACAGTCGGAACGTCGCTGCCCGCCGGATGGGCCGATCGCGAGCTCGAACTCAGCCTGGAGCCGATCGTCTCGGTGTCGCAGGGCGCGGCGGCTGGCTTCGAGGTGCTTGCACATCTCGTGCTGGAGGACAGGTCCGAGCGTATCGTGCGGGGTTTGTCGTCGGCGATCGACCAGGCCGACCTTGCTGCGTTCGAGCTCGCGCTGGTCAAGGCCGCCATGCATGCAAGCCGCCGCCAGCTCGGGGCCGAGGGCGCCAGGCTTCCGCTGCACGTCGCCGTCTCCGCGGCACTGCTCGGCAACGAAGCGGCGCTCGAAGAGGTCTGCGGCCTTCTCAACCTGCATTCCGGGCTGGCCAGAGGGCTGATCTTCTCGATCCCCGCCGAGCTCTTCACGACCAAGGACAAGCCCGTCCAGCACGGCATCGTCAGGCTGGCCGTATCGGGCGCGGCCCTTGCGGCCGAGGGCTGGCCAGCGGAGGAGAACGGTCTGGAGCGGCTCAAGCTACAGGGCGTGCGCATCGTCAAGCTTGCCGCGGACAGGCTGCTGGACCGCGAGCGAGGCCGTCGCAAGGCGGTGGCGGGAGCGGATCTGGCCGAGCTCATCGCCAGGTCGGGCATGACCATCGTCGCGACCGACGTCGCCACGGATGAAGATGCCGTCGCTCTCCTCGACCTCGGCGTGGACATGATGCGGGGCGAGTGCTTTTCGCCGCCTCGCAAGCTGAAACCGACCGTCTCCGGCGATCCGGCCACGCTTCCCGCCCGATGA
- a CDS encoding TIGR01459 family HAD-type hydrolase, whose translation MAHRADRIGSLQDIEGRYGVILSDVWGVVHNGVRAFPDASQALSAARSRGLAVVLITNAPRPRAEVQAQLDILGVPRDAYDRIVTSGDVTRDLITEGARKIFHIGPERDLSIYDGLDVELVEEFEALTVVCTGLFDDDTETPEDYADMLRRLRQRDLPFVCANPDIVVEKGDRLIWCAGALARDYAQLGGRTRIAGKPHRPIYTAALQAAAEVLGRDVSERDALAIGDGVLTDVKGAEQNGIDILYVTGGIHAREYGETLEPDPAMLAAFLEKHGRHPVAVIPRLR comes from the coding sequence ATGGCCCATCGCGCGGACAGGATCGGCTCGCTTCAGGACATCGAGGGACGCTATGGCGTGATCCTCTCCGACGTCTGGGGCGTGGTCCACAACGGCGTGCGCGCCTTTCCGGACGCCTCGCAGGCGCTGTCGGCGGCGCGCTCTCGTGGACTGGCCGTGGTGCTGATCACCAACGCACCGCGCCCGCGAGCTGAGGTGCAGGCGCAACTCGACATCCTTGGTGTGCCGCGCGACGCATATGACCGCATCGTGACGTCCGGAGACGTGACGCGCGACCTGATCACGGAAGGCGCACGCAAGATCTTTCACATCGGTCCCGAGCGTGACCTGTCGATCTATGACGGGCTCGACGTGGAGCTCGTCGAGGAGTTCGAGGCCCTGACCGTCGTCTGCACGGGCCTGTTCGACGACGATACCGAAACGCCGGAAGACTATGCCGACATGCTGCGGCGCCTTCGCCAGCGCGACCTTCCCTTCGTCTGCGCCAATCCGGACATCGTGGTGGAAAAGGGCGACCGGCTGATCTGGTGCGCCGGGGCGTTGGCGCGCGACTACGCCCAGCTCGGCGGCCGCACCCGCATTGCCGGCAAACCGCACCGCCCGATCTATACCGCGGCGCTGCAGGCGGCCGCCGAGGTTCTCGGCCGAGACGTGTCCGAGCGCGACGCGCTGGCAATCGGCGACGGCGTCCTGACCGACGTCAAGGGCGCTGAACAGAACGGCATCGACATCCTCTACGTGACCGGCGGCATCCATGCGCGCGAATACGGCGAGACGCTCGAGCCTGATCCGGCCATGCTGGCCGCGTTCCTGGAGAAGCACGGCCGCCATCCCGTCGCCGTCATCCCGAGGCTGCGCTGA
- a CDS encoding bifunctional riboflavin kinase/FAD synthetase, which yields MPEFARVSDLSTLPTRLRGGVVAIGNFDGVHRGHQTVLQRALDEARAIGAPVLALTFEPHPRQLFRPDIPLFRITPPDLKARLIGTLGFDAIVELPFTRAFAAQTAEEFIDHVLIEGLGIRHVITGFDFHFGKDRRGGPAFLMEAGRVRGFEVTLLDAFRDEGAEVISSSRIRNLLCEGDVAQSAGLLGYRYTVDGVVSRGKQLGRTLGFPTANMALGDDNGLKHGIYAVRLRDGSGTLRDGVASFGRRPTVDEAGEPLLETFVFDFSGDLYGQACAVSFFGFLRGEEKFSSLDDLVVQIRRDEEEARALMSGVRPLGPLDLSVAF from the coding sequence ATGCCGGAATTCGCCCGCGTCTCGGACCTGTCCACGCTGCCCACCCGGTTGCGCGGCGGCGTGGTGGCCATCGGCAATTTCGACGGTGTGCATCGCGGCCACCAGACCGTGCTCCAGCGTGCGCTCGACGAGGCGCGGGCGATCGGCGCGCCCGTGCTGGCCCTGACGTTCGAGCCGCATCCGCGCCAGCTCTTCCGCCCGGATATTCCGCTGTTCCGGATCACGCCTCCGGACCTCAAGGCACGACTGATCGGCACGCTCGGCTTCGACGCCATCGTGGAACTGCCGTTCACCCGCGCTTTCGCCGCGCAGACAGCGGAGGAGTTCATCGATCACGTACTCATCGAGGGGCTGGGGATCAGGCATGTGATCACCGGCTTCGACTTCCATTTCGGCAAGGACCGCCGGGGGGGGCCGGCCTTCCTGATGGAGGCGGGGCGCGTGCGCGGGTTCGAGGTCACGCTGCTCGACGCCTTCCGCGACGAGGGGGCGGAGGTGATCTCGTCGAGCCGCATCCGCAACCTGCTCTGCGAGGGCGACGTGGCGCAATCCGCCGGCCTTCTCGGCTACCGCTATACGGTCGACGGCGTCGTCTCGCGGGGCAAGCAGCTCGGCCGCACGCTGGGCTTTCCGACCGCCAACATGGCGCTTGGCGACGACAACGGCCTGAAGCACGGCATCTATGCCGTCCGGCTGCGCGACGGCTCGGGAACCTTGCGGGACGGGGTGGCGAGCTTCGGACGGCGCCCGACGGTCGATGAGGCTGGCGAGCCGTTGCTGGAAACCTTCGTCTTCGACTTTTCCGGCGACCTCTACGGCCAGGCCTGCGCGGTCTCGTTCTTCGGCTTCCTGCGTGGCGAGGAGAAATTCTCCTCGCTCGACGACCTCGTCGTCCAAATCCGCCGCGACGAGGAAGAGGCGCGCGCCCTTATGTCGGGCGTCCGGCCGCTCGGGCCGCTCGATCTCAGCGTCGCGTTCTGA
- a CDS encoding HdeD family acid-resistance protein, with the protein MTIPSPTGSLGEALREARAKWGWFVALGVLLLVAGGIAAANLLTATVASVFVVGSLMLIAGIGEIIHSFSVKDWGGFFWWLLSGILYAASGVVAFMNPLLASAVLTFMLAAGLLASGALRIWVGFKERPSSGWGWVVAGGVVTVLLGLIIAAGWPVNSLWVLGMFLAIDLIFQGWTFIAVGLALKK; encoded by the coding sequence ATGACGATCCCCTCCCCCACCGGCAGCCTCGGCGAAGCGCTCCGCGAGGCGAGGGCGAAATGGGGCTGGTTCGTCGCGCTGGGCGTGCTCCTGCTCGTGGCCGGCGGCATCGCGGCCGCCAATCTCCTCACCGCCACCGTCGCCTCGGTCTTCGTCGTCGGCTCGCTGATGCTGATCGCCGGCATCGGCGAGATCATCCATTCTTTCAGCGTCAAGGACTGGGGCGGGTTCTTCTGGTGGCTCCTGAGCGGTATCCTCTATGCCGCGTCGGGTGTCGTCGCCTTCATGAACCCGCTGCTCGCCTCGGCGGTGCTGACCTTCATGCTGGCTGCCGGCCTGCTCGCTTCCGGCGCGCTGCGCATCTGGGTGGGTTTCAAGGAGCGGCCAAGCAGCGGCTGGGGCTGGGTGGTCGCAGGCGGCGTGGTCACCGTGCTGCTCGGCCTCATCATCGCCGCGGGCTGGCCGGTGAACAGCCTGTGGGTGCTCGGAATGTTCCTCGCCATCGACCTGATCTTCCAGGGATGGACGTTCATCGCGGTCGGCCTGGCGCTGAAGAAGTAG
- a CDS encoding PIN domain nuclease has protein sequence MIVVDSSVWIDWFNRSPTRQVIQLRQLADTDQILIGDLILIEVLQGARSDLQAERIERFLRQFHHVTLSAPQLAPKAARNYRILRSLGRTVRKTIDVVIATYCIENGHHLLHDDRDFEHFRPLGLLEA, from the coding sequence ATGATCGTCGTCGACAGTTCGGTGTGGATCGACTGGTTCAACCGGTCCCCGACAAGACAGGTTATTCAGCTCAGGCAACTCGCCGACACCGATCAGATTCTGATTGGTGATCTGATCCTCATCGAAGTCTTGCAGGGCGCGCGTAGCGATCTTCAAGCTGAAAGGATCGAGCGTTTTTTGCGCCAATTCCATCATGTGACGCTGAGCGCTCCACAACTGGCGCCGAAGGCGGCACGGAACTACCGAATTCTGAGATCGCTCGGCAGGACCGTCCGCAAGACCATCGACGTCGTCATCGCGACCTACTGCATCGAAAACGGCCACCATCTGCTGCACGACGACCGCGACTTCGAGCATTTCCGCCCGCTGGGCCTGCTCGAGGCCTGA
- a CDS encoding type II toxin-antitoxin system VapB family antitoxin encodes MRTNIDIDEQLLEEAKKIAGVSTKKAAIEAALEKFVRLHRQREALDALWGIGWEGNLEEMREGRDFGEIK; translated from the coding sequence ATGCGGACCAATATCGATATCGACGAGCAACTCCTTGAGGAGGCGAAAAAGATCGCGGGCGTCTCGACGAAGAAAGCTGCAATCGAGGCCGCGCTTGAAAAATTTGTCCGCCTTCATCGGCAACGTGAGGCGTTGGATGCACTTTGGGGCATCGGCTGGGAAGGCAATCTTGAGGAAATGCGCGAAGGACGAGACTTCGGCGAAATCAAATGA
- the ileS gene encoding isoleucine--tRNA ligase, whose product MTDTKIDYSTTLYLPQTDFPMRAGLPEKEPQIVARWQEMGLYKLLRKDAAGRPKYVLHDGPPYANGNIHIGHALNKILKDIITRSFQMRGFDSNYVPGWDCHGLPIEWKIEEENYRSKGKAKPDLSQPDAMVEFRQECRAYAENWIAIQAAEFQRLGVIGDFDNPYTTMNFHAESRIAGELLKFAMSGQLYRGSKPVMWSVVERTALAEAEVEYQDYESDTVWAKFPVKEFFRRVATGPGENDFRLEEVPVSVLIWTTTPWTLPGNRAIAFSPKIQYGMYRVVSAENEYGPQPGERFVIADALADSCAEKAKVTLEKESAVHAAVLAEMTAEHPFKGLAGGYQFTVPLLPGDHVTDDAGTGFVHTAPGHGREDFDAWTDAAKDLRAKGIDTAIPFTVDDAGFFTKDAPGFGPDREGGPARVIDDNGKKGDANKAVIDELIARNMLFARGKLKHQYPHSWRSKKAVIFRNTPQWFVHMDKELDGYGLPAGAERAQSDTLRTRALAAIDATRFVPAQGQTRLRSMIEERPDWVLSRQRAWGVPICVFADEDGNVLKDDAVNARILEAFEKEGADAWFAEGARERFLGSRANEPWTMVKDILDVWFDSGSTHTFTLEDRPDLKWPADVYLEGSDQHRGWFHSSLLEACGTRGRAPYNTVVTHGFTMAEDGRKMSKSLGNQVFPQDVMKQSGADILRLWVATTDYWEDQRLGKSIIQTNIDAYRKLRNTIRWMLGTLAHDKGEQVALADMPELERLMLHRLSELDEIVRKGYDAFDFKRIAKSLLDFAVVDLSAFYFDVRKDALYCDAPSSVRRKASVVVVRHLFDCMVKWLAPLLPFTTEEAWLDRNPGARSVHLEQFPELPANWRDEALAEKWRKVRLVRRVVTGALELKRAEKAIGSSLEAAPRVFIADPELAAAVADVDMAEVAITSDISVVAGEGPVDAFRLDEVKGVAVVFEAAPGTKCARSWRYTQDVGSDPQFPDVSARDAAALRELEALGRL is encoded by the coding sequence ATGACCGACACGAAGATCGACTATTCCACCACGCTCTACCTGCCGCAGACGGATTTTCCGATGCGCGCCGGCCTGCCCGAGAAAGAGCCGCAGATCGTGGCCCGCTGGCAGGAAATGGGACTCTACAAGCTGTTGCGGAAGGACGCCGCCGGCCGGCCGAAATATGTGCTGCACGACGGCCCGCCCTACGCCAACGGCAACATCCATATCGGCCATGCGCTGAACAAGATCCTCAAGGACATCATCACGCGCTCGTTCCAGATGCGCGGGTTCGATAGCAACTACGTGCCCGGCTGGGACTGCCACGGCCTGCCGATCGAGTGGAAGATCGAGGAAGAGAACTACCGCTCGAAGGGCAAGGCGAAGCCGGACCTGTCGCAGCCGGACGCCATGGTCGAGTTTCGCCAGGAATGCCGCGCCTATGCCGAGAACTGGATCGCGATCCAGGCCGCGGAGTTCCAGCGCCTCGGCGTCATCGGCGATTTCGACAATCCCTACACGACGATGAACTTCCACGCGGAAAGCCGCATCGCGGGCGAATTGCTGAAATTTGCAATGTCCGGCCAGCTCTACCGCGGCTCCAAGCCGGTGATGTGGTCCGTGGTGGAGCGCACCGCGCTTGCCGAGGCCGAGGTCGAGTATCAGGACTACGAAAGCGATACGGTCTGGGCGAAGTTTCCGGTAAAGGAGTTCTTCCGCCGCGTTGCGACCGGTCCGGGTGAGAACGATTTCCGCCTGGAAGAGGTACCGGTCTCGGTGCTGATCTGGACGACGACGCCCTGGACCCTCCCGGGCAACCGCGCGATCGCCTTCTCGCCGAAGATCCAGTACGGCATGTATCGGGTGGTGTCGGCCGAGAACGAGTACGGGCCGCAGCCGGGTGAGCGTTTCGTTATCGCCGATGCGCTTGCGGACTCGTGCGCCGAAAAGGCCAAGGTGACCCTCGAGAAGGAGAGTGCCGTTCATGCGGCCGTGCTGGCCGAGATGACGGCCGAGCACCCCTTCAAGGGCCTCGCTGGCGGCTACCAATTTACCGTCCCGCTGCTCCCCGGAGATCATGTGACCGACGACGCCGGCACCGGCTTCGTGCACACCGCGCCCGGCCATGGCCGCGAAGACTTCGACGCCTGGACGGATGCGGCGAAGGATCTTCGGGCCAAGGGCATCGATACGGCGATCCCGTTCACAGTCGACGACGCCGGCTTCTTCACCAAGGATGCGCCGGGCTTCGGGCCGGACCGCGAGGGCGGCCCCGCGCGCGTCATCGACGACAACGGCAAGAAGGGCGATGCCAACAAGGCAGTGATCGACGAGCTGATCGCCCGCAACATGCTGTTCGCGCGTGGCAAGCTGAAGCACCAGTATCCGCATTCCTGGCGGTCGAAAAAGGCGGTCATCTTCCGCAACACGCCGCAATGGTTCGTCCACATGGACAAGGAACTCGACGGCTACGGCCTGCCGGCGGGCGCGGAGAGGGCTCAGTCGGACACGCTGCGCACCCGCGCGCTGGCGGCGATCGATGCCACCCGCTTCGTGCCCGCGCAGGGCCAAACGCGGCTGCGCTCGATGATCGAGGAACGTCCCGACTGGGTGCTCTCGCGCCAGCGCGCCTGGGGTGTGCCGATCTGCGTCTTCGCCGACGAGGACGGCAACGTGCTCAAGGACGATGCCGTAAACGCCCGTATCCTGGAAGCCTTCGAGAAGGAAGGCGCCGATGCATGGTTCGCCGAGGGCGCGCGCGAGCGCTTCCTGGGCTCCCGCGCCAACGAGCCTTGGACGATGGTCAAGGACATCCTCGACGTCTGGTTCGATTCAGGCTCGACCCACACCTTCACCCTCGAAGATCGGCCCGACCTGAAGTGGCCGGCGGACGTCTACCTCGAAGGATCGGACCAGCATCGCGGCTGGTTCCATTCCTCGCTGCTGGAAGCCTGTGGCACGCGCGGCCGTGCGCCCTACAATACGGTCGTCACCCACGGCTTCACCATGGCCGAGGACGGCCGCAAGATGTCGAAGTCGCTGGGCAACCAGGTGTTCCCGCAGGACGTGATGAAGCAGTCCGGCGCCGACATCCTGCGGCTGTGGGTGGCGACGACCGACTATTGGGAGGACCAGCGCCTCGGCAAGTCGATCATCCAGACCAACATCGACGCCTACCGCAAGCTGCGCAACACGATCCGCTGGATGCTCGGCACGCTGGCGCATGACAAGGGCGAGCAGGTCGCGCTCGCCGACATGCCGGAGCTGGAGCGGCTGATGCTGCACCGCCTGTCGGAACTCGACGAGATCGTGCGCAAGGGCTACGACGCCTTCGACTTCAAGCGCATTGCCAAGTCGCTGCTCGACTTCGCCGTGGTCGACCTGTCGGCCTTCTACTTCGACGTCCGCAAGGACGCGCTCTACTGCGACGCGCCGTCGAGCGTGCGCCGCAAGGCCTCGGTCGTGGTCGTTCGCCATCTCTTCGACTGCATGGTGAAGTGGCTGGCGCCGCTCCTGCCCTTCACCACGGAGGAAGCCTGGCTCGACCGCAATCCGGGCGCGCGTTCGGTGCATCTGGAGCAGTTTCCCGAGCTTCCCGCCAACTGGCGCGACGAGGCGCTGGCCGAGAAGTGGCGCAAGGTCCGCCTGGTCCGCCGCGTCGTCACCGGCGCGCTGGAGCTGAAGCGGGCGGAAAAGGCCATCGGCTCGTCGCTGGAGGCCGCCCCCCGCGTGTTCATCGCCGATCCGGAGCTCGCGGCCGCCGTCGCGGATGTCGACATGGCAGAGGTCGCCATCACCAGCGACATTTCCGTCGTGGCGGGCGAGGGGCCAGTTGACGCTTTCCGTCTCGACGAGGTGAAGGGCGTCGCGGTGGTGTTCGAGGCAGCGCCTGGCACGAAATGCGCCCGTTCGTGGCGTTATACGCAGGATGTCGGCTCGGATCCGCAGTTCCCGGACGTGTCAGCGCGCGACGCGGCGGCGCTGCGTGAGCTCGAGGCGCTGGGCCGTCTTTAG
- a CDS encoding nucleoside deaminase, with protein sequence MHVSRRDFMTEALDEARAAAQRGEVPVGAVIVRDGIVLARAGNRTRELADPTAHAEILAIRQACAETGSERLTGADLYVTLEPCAMCAAAISFARLRRLYYGARDPKGGAVESGGRFFAQPTCHHAPEVYDGLAESEAASLLRSFFAERRF encoded by the coding sequence ATGCACGTATCGCGACGCGATTTCATGACCGAAGCGCTTGACGAGGCTCGCGCCGCCGCCCAGCGCGGCGAAGTGCCCGTGGGCGCGGTAATCGTGCGCGACGGGATCGTTCTGGCACGCGCCGGAAACCGCACGCGGGAGCTCGCAGACCCGACCGCGCATGCGGAGATCCTCGCCATCCGCCAGGCCTGCGCTGAAACCGGCAGCGAGCGGCTGACAGGAGCAGACCTCTACGTCACGCTGGAGCCCTGCGCCATGTGCGCCGCGGCGATCTCTTTCGCGCGGCTGCGGCGGCTCTACTACGGGGCGAGAGATCCGAAGGGAGGCGCGGTCGAAAGCGGCGGGCGCTTCTTTGCCCAGCCAACCTGCCATCACGCTCCGGAGGTCTATGATGGACTGGCGGAAAGCGAAGCCGCCAGCCTGCTCAGATCGTTCTTCGCCGAAAGGCGCTTCTGA